Proteins encoded by one window of Pseudomonas tructae:
- a CDS encoding MBL fold metallo-hydrolase, with protein MATNLLIRETFPVGPLQCNCTIIGDPISKKAIVVDPGGNPEQILARLDAHGLKVVSIIHTHAHLDHFLASGQLKEKTGATLHLHKDDQFLWDNLEMQCQMFGVPYTPVPAPDRWLADDEELACGCGVALHTPGHTPGSMSFWFADAKLLIAGDTLFRRGIGRTDLWGGDQATIVRSIKQRLYSLDEEATVVTGHGPDTRLGDEMRQNPFVRA; from the coding sequence ATGGCCACCAATCTCCTGATCCGCGAAACCTTCCCCGTCGGCCCGTTGCAGTGCAATTGCACCATCATTGGCGATCCGATCAGCAAAAAGGCCATCGTCGTCGATCCGGGCGGCAACCCCGAGCAGATTCTTGCCCGCCTCGATGCCCATGGCTTGAAGGTGGTGAGTATCATCCATACCCACGCGCACCTGGACCATTTCCTCGCTTCCGGGCAGTTGAAGGAGAAGACCGGCGCCACCTTGCACCTGCACAAGGACGACCAGTTTCTCTGGGATAACCTGGAAATGCAGTGCCAGATGTTCGGCGTGCCCTACACGCCGGTACCGGCGCCGGACCGCTGGTTGGCCGACGATGAAGAGCTGGCCTGCGGCTGCGGGGTGGCCTTGCACACCCCGGGGCATACGCCGGGTTCGATGAGCTTCTGGTTCGCTGACGCCAAGCTGCTGATTGCAGGCGATACGCTTTTTCGTCGTGGGATTGGTCGCACCGATTTGTGGGGTGGCGATCAGGCGACTATCGTTCGTTCCATCAAGCAGCGCCTGTACAGCCTGGATGAAGAGGCCACGGTGGTGACCGGGCATGGTCCGGACACGCGCCTGGGCGATGAAATGCGCCAGAACCCGTTTGTGCGGGCCTGA
- a CDS encoding DUF3077 domain-containing protein, whose protein sequence is MKKLVPDPPEFHLLETTETPFGLCDVGHPQLFAVRAGVNVEDALVHASLYLKCASLTGPLAVEHTREPGRGFLQATLHSHEMAKALVDALLDGLESRTIKA, encoded by the coding sequence ATGAAAAAACTCGTTCCAGACCCACCTGAATTCCACCTTCTCGAAACCACAGAAACCCCATTCGGTCTCTGCGATGTCGGTCATCCACAGTTGTTCGCCGTGCGTGCCGGGGTCAATGTCGAAGATGCGCTGGTGCATGCGTCGCTGTATTTGAAATGCGCGAGCCTGACTGGGCCGCTGGCGGTCGAGCATACCCGTGAGCCGGGGCGAGGGTTTCTTCAGGCGACCCTGCATTCCCATGAGATGGCCAAGGCATTGGTGGATGCGCTGCTTGACGGGCTGGAGAGTCGGACGATCAAGGCTTGA
- a CDS encoding OmpA family protein, with amino-acid sequence MFTMRRLIIVATAAALMSGCASPNPYDSQGQAQQGSTGMSKTAKYGGLGALAGAIAGAAIDHNNRGKGALIGAAAVGAAAAGYGYYADKQEAALRASMANTGVEVQRQGDQIKLIMPGNITFATDSANIAPSFYSPLNNLANSFKQFNQNTIEVVGYTDSTGSRQHNMDLSQRRAQSVVTYLTSQGVDGSRVSARGLGPDQPIASNGDANGRAQNRRVEVNLKPIPGQQYQ; translated from the coding sequence ATGTTCACCATGCGTCGTTTGATTATCGTCGCTACCGCTGCCGCGCTGATGTCCGGTTGTGCCAGCCCCAACCCGTATGACAGCCAGGGTCAGGCGCAGCAGGGTTCCACAGGGATGAGCAAAACCGCCAAGTACGGCGGCCTGGGCGCGCTGGCCGGGGCCATTGCCGGCGCGGCCATCGACCATAACAACCGTGGCAAGGGTGCGCTGATCGGCGCTGCCGCCGTGGGCGCCGCCGCCGCAGGTTACGGCTACTACGCCGACAAACAGGAAGCCGCCTTGCGTGCAAGCATGGCCAACACCGGTGTCGAGGTTCAGCGCCAGGGCGACCAGATCAAACTGATCATGCCGGGCAACATCACCTTCGCCACCGACTCGGCCAACATTGCCCCGAGCTTCTACTCGCCGCTGAACAACCTGGCCAACTCGTTCAAGCAGTTCAACCAGAACACCATTGAAGTGGTCGGTTACACCGACAGCACCGGCAGCCGCCAGCACAACATGGACCTGTCCCAGCGTCGTGCGCAATCGGTGGTCACTTACCTGACTTCCCAAGGTGTCGATGGCAGCCGTGTCAGCGCCCGTGGCCTGGGCCCGGACCAACCGATCGCCAGCAACGGCGATGCCAATGGTCGTGCGCAGAATCGTCGGGTAGAGGTCAACCTCAAGCCGATTCCCGGGCAGCAGTATCAGTAA
- a CDS encoding response regulator, producing MQVYSQKSFLIVDDFSDFRSSARSMLRELGVRDVDTADSGEQALRMCAQKRYDFILQDFHLGDGKKNGQQVLEDLILDKLISHECVFLMVTAESSQAIVLSALEHEPDAYLTKPFNRIGLAQRLEKLVQRKTLLKPILQALDRGRPAEVLAACAELCKKDPRFAPLCLRYRADALRDLNRFDELEKFLTTIISSRATPWAYAALGGLLFKRNQLAQAQGVYEQALKAFPMMPGLYDGLAEVLVALGEGKRAQGVLEEAVRLSPLAVRRQMMLGKLALSNDDYDTSSKAYRHAVSQGQSSRYKDPESNLGLVQALMNKNAGNGLDARTRVEINTVLSEVAKENVEDQGLQVRARLMKAASLQQAGDAETAAKLTEQAMARLEKMDQFFSVEAALVVATQLQKLGQESAGTSILKSCVETYGDDPKVMQSVAQLTDDPNVLGAVTEAVDLNRQGVRSYQAGQLSEALAQFRRALTLQPKNISIALNTAQALLRIGGETPPAAIMDECRACLGSVTGIPKSDNRYDRYRKLHLRAFGA from the coding sequence ATGCAGGTCTACAGCCAAAAAAGCTTTCTGATTGTCGATGACTTTTCTGATTTTCGCAGCTCGGCCCGTTCGATGCTGCGCGAGCTGGGTGTCCGTGACGTCGACACCGCCGACAGTGGCGAGCAGGCCCTGCGCATGTGCGCGCAGAAGCGCTACGACTTCATCCTGCAGGATTTTCACCTGGGCGATGGCAAGAAGAACGGCCAGCAAGTGCTCGAAGACCTGATCCTCGACAAACTGATCAGCCATGAGTGCGTCTTTCTCATGGTCACTGCCGAAAGCAGCCAGGCCATTGTCCTCAGTGCCCTGGAGCACGAGCCCGATGCCTACCTGACCAAACCGTTCAACCGCATCGGCCTGGCCCAGCGCCTGGAAAAGCTGGTGCAGCGCAAGACGTTGCTCAAGCCTATTCTCCAGGCCCTGGACCGCGGCCGCCCGGCTGAAGTGCTGGCAGCCTGCGCGGAGCTGTGCAAGAAAGACCCACGCTTCGCCCCCTTGTGCCTGCGCTATCGCGCCGATGCCCTGCGCGACCTCAATCGTTTCGATGAACTGGAGAAATTCCTCACCACCATCATCTCCAGTCGCGCCACGCCCTGGGCCTACGCCGCCCTCGGCGGCTTGTTGTTCAAGCGTAACCAGCTGGCCCAGGCCCAGGGCGTGTACGAGCAAGCGCTCAAGGCCTTCCCGATGATGCCCGGGCTGTACGACGGCCTTGCCGAAGTACTGGTGGCCCTGGGTGAAGGCAAGCGTGCCCAGGGCGTGCTCGAAGAGGCCGTGCGTCTCTCGCCGCTGGCCGTGCGGCGGCAGATGATGCTGGGCAAGCTGGCCCTGAGCAACGACGACTATGACACCTCGTCCAAGGCCTACCGGCATGCCGTCAGCCAGGGCCAGAGCTCGCGCTACAAAGACCCGGAGAGCAACCTGGGGCTGGTGCAGGCCTTGATGAACAAGAACGCTGGCAACGGTCTGGATGCGCGAACCCGGGTCGAGATCAACACCGTGCTCAGCGAAGTGGCCAAAGAGAACGTCGAGGACCAGGGCCTGCAGGTGCGTGCGCGGTTGATGAAAGCCGCCAGCCTGCAGCAGGCCGGCGACGCCGAAACCGCCGCCAAGCTGACCGAGCAGGCCATGGCCCGGCTGGAAAAAATGGACCAGTTCTTCTCGGTGGAAGCGGCGCTGGTGGTGGCCACGCAACTGCAGAAACTGGGGCAGGAATCCGCGGGTACCTCGATCCTGAAAAGCTGTGTGGAAACCTACGGTGACGACCCCAAGGTGATGCAGAGCGTGGCGCAACTGACCGATGACCCGAACGTGCTGGGGGCGGTGACCGAAGCGGTCGACCTCAACCGCCAGGGCGTGCGTAGCTATCAGGCCGGCCAGCTCAGCGAAGCCTTGGCGCAATTCCGCCGGGCCCTGACACTGCAACCGAAGAACATCAGTATTGCCCTCAACACCGCTCAGGCGCTGCTGCGCATCGGTGGCGAGACCCCACCCGCAGCGATCATGGACGAGTGCCGCGCCTGCCTGGGCAGTGTCACTGGCATCCCGAAAAGCGACAACCGCTACGATCGTTACCGCAAACTGCACCTTCGGGCATTTGGCGCATGA
- a CDS encoding glutathione peroxidase yields MSAFHDLKLQALDGQDLPLSPFKGQVVLVVNVASKCGLTPQYAALENLYQQYKGQGFSVLGLPCNQFAGQEPGSEQEIQQFCSLNYGVSFPLSSKLEVNGHDRHQLYRLLAGEGAEFPGDITWNFEKFLVGKDGRVLARFSPRTAPDDPTVVQAIEKALA; encoded by the coding sequence ATGAGTGCATTTCACGACCTGAAGTTGCAGGCATTGGATGGCCAGGATTTGCCTCTGTCGCCATTCAAGGGCCAGGTGGTGCTGGTGGTCAATGTCGCCTCCAAGTGTGGCCTGACCCCGCAATATGCGGCGCTGGAAAACCTTTATCAGCAATACAAGGGCCAGGGTTTCAGTGTGTTGGGCCTGCCATGCAACCAGTTTGCCGGGCAGGAGCCGGGCTCTGAGCAAGAGATCCAGCAGTTTTGCAGCCTCAACTACGGGGTGAGTTTTCCCCTGAGCAGCAAGCTTGAGGTCAATGGCCATGACCGTCATCAGTTGTACCGGCTGCTGGCAGGTGAGGGCGCCGAGTTTCCTGGCGATATCACCTGGAACTTCGAGAAGTTCCTGGTCGGTAAAGACGGCCGGGTGCTGGCGCGCTTCTCGCCACGCACCGCACCGGATGATCCGACGGTGGTGCAGGCGATCGAAAAGGCGTTGGCCTGA
- a CDS encoding AAA family ATPase — protein sequence MLSKFEVKGFKGFRDTFIFDLKQKNEYKFNTEAVNNGIIRNSIVYGRNGCGKTNLSYALFDIVNNIGDKASRRKFYARNYLNAGSVERKAVFSYTFKFDDDELVYNYEKESSAKILKETVMINGRTCIVADRSGAVNIVVDLPGADTLNKDIDDLFDISGAAVSIVSYIRSNTLLPDVGESAVFNKFVKFVHGMLLVRSLESNSFVGLNESEKNVCEDIVENGGIEDFEIFLNKNGIKCKLVEISDNDGKDIAFDFDGSLIPFAEIASTGTRTLCLFYFWLMRIREVGRISLVCIDEFDAFYHHELSLSVVEVLKHSGIQVILTTHNTAIMSNDLLRADCYFIMDETRIVSLADTTDKEIRQAHNLEKIYKAGGFSLERISG from the coding sequence ATGTTGAGTAAATTCGAAGTTAAAGGATTTAAAGGGTTCAGAGATACATTTATTTTTGATTTGAAGCAGAAGAATGAATATAAGTTCAATACTGAGGCGGTTAATAATGGAATTATTAGAAACAGTATTGTATATGGGCGTAATGGTTGTGGTAAGACAAATTTAAGTTATGCTTTGTTTGATATTGTCAATAACATTGGGGATAAAGCAAGTCGTCGAAAATTTTACGCGAGAAATTATTTGAACGCTGGTAGCGTCGAGCGCAAGGCTGTATTTAGTTATACCTTCAAGTTCGATGATGATGAGCTTGTCTATAATTACGAGAAGGAGTCTTCTGCAAAGATTCTCAAAGAGACGGTGATGATTAATGGCCGCACATGTATAGTTGCTGATCGAAGTGGGGCGGTAAATATAGTTGTTGACTTGCCGGGTGCTGATACCTTGAATAAGGATATTGATGATCTTTTTGATATATCAGGGGCGGCGGTTTCAATTGTTTCTTATATTCGTTCAAATACGCTGTTGCCAGATGTTGGTGAGTCGGCGGTGTTTAATAAATTTGTAAAATTTGTTCATGGTATGTTGTTGGTGCGCTCTCTCGAAAGCAACTCGTTTGTCGGGTTGAATGAGTCCGAGAAAAACGTATGTGAAGATATTGTGGAGAACGGCGGTATTGAGGATTTTGAGATTTTCCTCAACAAGAATGGGATTAAGTGTAAGTTGGTAGAGATATCCGATAACGATGGAAAGGATATTGCATTCGATTTTGATGGGAGTTTGATTCCGTTTGCCGAGATTGCTTCCACCGGAACCCGGACTCTATGCCTATTCTATTTTTGGTTAATGCGTATTCGAGAGGTCGGGCGAATCAGCTTGGTATGCATTGACGAATTCGATGCCTTCTATCATCACGAATTATCGCTGTCCGTAGTCGAAGTACTCAAGCACTCGGGCATTCAGGTGATCCTGACAACTCATAATACCGCCATTATGAGTAACGACCTGCTGAGGGCCGATTGTTATTTTATCATGGACGAAACTCGGATTGTTTCCCTTGCGGACACAACGGACAAGGAGATCAGGCAGGCCCATAATCTTGAAAAAATATACAAGGCAGGAGGTTTTAGTCTGGAGAGAATCAGCGGATGA
- a CDS encoding FKBP-type peptidyl-prolyl cis-trans isomerase, whose translation MLIAAKKAVSIDYTLTNDAGEVIDSSAGGAPLVYLHGAGNIIPGLEKALEGKTTGDELEVAVEPEDAYGEYLAELVSTLNRSMFEGVDELEVGMQFHASAPDGQMQIVTIRDLDGDDVTVDGNHPLAGQRLNFKVKVVNVRDASEEEVAHGHVHGEGGHQH comes from the coding sequence ATGCTGATCGCCGCCAAAAAGGCTGTCTCCATCGACTATACCCTGACCAACGACGCTGGTGAGGTCATCGACAGCTCCGCCGGCGGCGCTCCGCTGGTTTACCTGCATGGCGCAGGCAATATCATCCCGGGCCTGGAAAAAGCCCTGGAAGGCAAAACCACCGGTGACGAGCTGGAAGTCGCCGTTGAGCCGGAAGACGCCTACGGCGAATACCTGGCTGAACTGGTCAGCACCCTGAACCGCAGCATGTTCGAAGGTGTCGACGAGCTGGAAGTGGGCATGCAGTTCCATGCTTCGGCGCCGGATGGCCAGATGCAGATCGTCACCATTCGCGACCTGGACGGCGACGACGTCACTGTCGACGGCAACCACCCACTGGCCGGTCAGCGCCTGAACTTCAAGGTCAAGGTCGTCAACGTGCGTGACGCCAGCGAAGAAGAAGTAGCCCATGGCCATGTCCATGGCGAAGGTGGCCATCAGCACTGA
- a CDS encoding acyltransferase, translated as MLGLLPAPLRGVIASLLLGLNTIVCCTPLFIVSLFKLCLPFAAAQRVTDELMRHIHEAWISNNNAWINLLGKARWQVEGLGGLDYQHSYLVTSNHQSWVDILVLQYVLNRRIRPLKFFLKQVLIWVPVIGLAWWALGFPFMKRYSKAYLAKHPEKAGKDLQTTRRTCAKFRGKPTAIFNFAEGTRFTQAKHRQQQSPFKHLLKPKAGGIAFVLDAMGEQLQSIVNVTLHYPNGAPGFWDLLCGRVKHIVVHLEELAIPAEFLGKNYDQDETYRLAFQQWINQLWHDKDLLLERLRQQVDR; from the coding sequence ATGCTCGGATTGCTACCCGCGCCCCTGCGCGGGGTTATCGCCTCACTGCTGCTGGGGCTCAACACCATCGTCTGCTGTACCCCGCTGTTCATTGTCAGCCTGTTCAAGCTGTGCCTGCCGTTTGCGGCGGCGCAGCGAGTCACCGATGAACTGATGCGCCATATCCACGAAGCCTGGATCAGCAACAACAACGCCTGGATCAACCTGCTGGGCAAGGCCCGCTGGCAAGTCGAAGGCCTGGGCGGGCTGGACTACCAGCACAGCTACCTGGTGACCAGCAACCACCAGAGCTGGGTCGATATCCTGGTGCTGCAGTACGTGCTCAATCGGCGTATCCGCCCGCTGAAGTTCTTCCTCAAACAGGTGCTGATCTGGGTGCCGGTGATCGGCCTGGCCTGGTGGGCGCTGGGCTTCCCGTTCATGAAACGCTACTCCAAGGCTTACCTTGCCAAGCACCCGGAAAAGGCCGGCAAGGACCTGCAGACCACTCGCCGCACCTGCGCCAAGTTCCGCGGCAAGCCCACGGCAATCTTCAACTTTGCCGAGGGCACGCGCTTCACCCAAGCCAAGCATCGCCAGCAACAGTCACCGTTCAAGCACCTGCTCAAGCCCAAGGCCGGCGGCATTGCCTTTGTGCTGGATGCCATGGGCGAGCAACTGCAGTCGATCGTCAATGTCACCCTTCATTATCCGAACGGTGCACCGGGCTTCTGGGACTTGTTGTGCGGGCGGGTGAAGCACATCGTCGTGCACCTGGAAGAGCTGGCAATCCCGGCTGAGTTTCTGGGCAAGAACTACGACCAGGATGAGACATATCGCTTGGCCTTTCAGCAATGGATCAACCAGCTGTGGCACGACAAGGACTTGTTGCTGGAGCGACTGCGACAACAGGTCGACAGGTAA
- a CDS encoding NADH:flavin oxidoreductase produces MSATALFTPFQLGALELPSRVVMAPMTRTFCPGGVPHAQVVEYYRRRAAAGVGLIISEGTTVAHPAANGYPNVPRFHGEDALAGWKQVVDAVHAEGGRIVPQLWHVGSVRRLGTEPDASVPGYGPSEKLKDGQVVVHGMTQADIDEVIEAFAQAARDAQAIGMDGVEIHGAHGYLIDQFFWEASNQRSDEYGGDLAGRSRFAIELIQAVRAAVGPDFPIIFRFSQWKQQDYNARLVQSPEALGAFLQPLVEAGVDIFHCSTRRFWEPEFPGSDLNLAGWTRQLTGKPTITVGSVGLDGEFLQFMVATDKVAQPASLENLLQRLNNDEFDLVAVGRALLVDPEWAAKVRDGREQDILPFSREALTTLV; encoded by the coding sequence ATGTCCGCCACTGCACTGTTCACGCCTTTCCAATTAGGTGCCCTTGAGCTGCCCAGCCGTGTGGTCATGGCGCCGATGACCCGGACCTTCTGCCCGGGTGGTGTGCCCCATGCACAGGTCGTCGAATATTACCGCCGCCGCGCCGCCGCAGGGGTTGGGCTGATCATCAGCGAAGGCACCACCGTCGCTCACCCAGCCGCCAATGGCTACCCGAATGTGCCGCGCTTCCATGGCGAAGATGCCCTGGCCGGCTGGAAGCAGGTAGTCGACGCCGTGCATGCCGAAGGCGGACGCATCGTTCCGCAGCTCTGGCACGTGGGCAGTGTGCGCCGCCTGGGCACCGAGCCGGATGCCAGCGTGCCGGGCTATGGCCCGAGCGAGAAGCTCAAGGACGGCCAAGTTGTCGTGCACGGCATGACCCAGGCTGATATTGATGAAGTGATCGAGGCATTTGCTCAGGCCGCCCGTGACGCCCAGGCCATCGGCATGGATGGCGTCGAGATCCACGGCGCCCACGGTTACCTGATCGATCAGTTCTTCTGGGAGGCGAGCAACCAGCGCAGCGACGAGTATGGTGGTGACCTGGCCGGCCGTTCGCGCTTTGCCATCGAGTTGATTCAGGCTGTTCGCGCTGCGGTCGGCCCGGACTTTCCGATCATTTTCCGTTTCTCCCAATGGAAGCAGCAGGACTACAACGCGCGCCTGGTACAAAGCCCTGAGGCTCTCGGCGCGTTCCTGCAGCCGCTGGTTGAAGCCGGTGTGGATATCTTTCATTGCTCGACCCGACGCTTCTGGGAGCCCGAGTTCCCGGGCTCTGACCTCAACCTGGCCGGCTGGACCCGCCAACTCACTGGCAAGCCGACCATCACCGTCGGCAGTGTCGGCCTGGATGGCGAGTTTCTGCAGTTCATGGTGGCGACCGACAAGGTGGCCCAGCCTGCGAGCCTTGAGAATCTGCTGCAGCGCCTGAACAACGACGAATTCGACCTGGTGGCAGTCGGCCGGGCGTTGCTGGTGGATCCGGAGTGGGCCGCCAAGGTGCGCGATGGCCGCGAACAGGACATCCTGCCGTTCAGCCGTGAGGCGTTGACGACTCTGGTTTAA
- a CDS encoding sensor histidine kinase — MNQDNQGLDFSTVIASTVHDMKNSLAALTQAHSQWLARLPEALRSGSEQGVMEHEFSHLNGMLVQLLGLYKLGVNQLPMCPDYHELDDFLEAQLAAQQNLLQHRDILASCRIETASPLGFFDRELVGSVVANIINNAIRYAGHTLLISVSDEGDQLVLSINDDGPGFPVRMLERQQEYVQGIDGQSGSTGLGLYFAARIAGLHERNGVKGRIEIANGGVLGGGLFRLYLP; from the coding sequence ATGAACCAGGACAACCAGGGGCTGGATTTTTCGACGGTGATCGCCTCCACCGTACACGACATGAAAAACTCCCTGGCGGCCCTGACCCAGGCTCACAGCCAGTGGCTGGCGCGCCTGCCCGAGGCCCTGCGCAGTGGCAGTGAGCAGGGGGTGATGGAGCATGAGTTCAGCCATCTCAACGGCATGCTGGTGCAGTTGCTGGGCCTGTACAAACTGGGCGTCAACCAGTTGCCCATGTGCCCTGACTACCACGAGCTCGATGACTTTCTCGAAGCGCAACTGGCAGCCCAGCAGAACCTGCTGCAGCACCGCGATATCCTTGCCAGTTGCCGAATCGAAACCGCCAGCCCGCTGGGTTTTTTCGATCGTGAACTGGTGGGCTCGGTGGTTGCCAATATCATCAACAACGCCATTCGCTATGCCGGGCATACCTTGCTGATCAGCGTCAGCGACGAAGGTGATCAATTGGTGCTGAGCATCAACGACGACGGCCCGGGCTTCCCGGTACGCATGCTCGAGCGCCAGCAGGAGTACGTGCAGGGCATCGATGGCCAGAGCGGCAGCACTGGCCTTGGCTTGTACTTCGCGGCGCGAATTGCCGGCCTGCACGAGCGCAATGGCGTGAAAGGGCGGATCGAGATCGCCAATGGCGGTGTTCTGGGCGGGGGGCTGTTCAGGCTCTACCTGCCTTAA
- the pta gene encoding phosphate acetyltransferase — protein sequence MQTFFIAPTDFGVGLTSISLGLVRTLERAGLKVGFFKPIAQPHPGDTGPERSTELVARTHGLKPPQPLSLAHVERMLGDGQLDELLEEIITLYQQACIGKDVVVVEGMVPTRHASYAARVNLHLAKSLDAEVILVSAPENEVLTELSGRVELQAQLFGGPRDPKVLGVILNKVRTDEDMSAFAARLVEHSPLLRGGDFRLLGCIPFQAGLNDPRTRDVAELLGAQVLNAGDYESRRMNKIIICARTVANTVPLLKPGTLVVTPGDRDDIILAVSLAAINGVPLAGLLLTSDSKPDPRILELCQGALLAGLPILSVSTGSYDTANQLNGLNKEIPVDDRERAEIITDFVASHLDADWLHQRCGTPRELRLSPAVFRYQLIQRAQQANKRIVLPEGAEPMTVQAAAICQARGIARCVLLAKPDDVQAVARAQGITLPEGLEILDPDLIRERYVEAMVSLRKSKSLNAPMAEQQLEDPVVIGTMMLALDEVDGLVSGLVHSTANTIRPALQLIKTAPGCSLVSSVFFMLFPEQVLVYGDCVMNPHPTANELAEIALQSADSAEAFGIAPRVAMISYSSGDSASGEEVEKVREATLLAQESQRSLLIDGPLQYDAAANLDIARQLAPNSQVAGRATVFVFPDLNTGNTTHKAVQRSADCVSLGPMLQGLRKPVNDLPRGAQVDDIVYTIALTAIQANRSLES from the coding sequence ATGCAGACATTTTTTATCGCGCCGACCGACTTTGGCGTCGGCCTGACCTCCATCAGCCTCGGCCTGGTGCGCACCCTGGAGCGCGCCGGGCTCAAGGTCGGTTTCTTCAAGCCGATCGCCCAGCCCCACCCAGGCGACACCGGTCCGGAGCGCTCCACCGAACTGGTCGCCCGCACCCACGGCCTGAAGCCGCCACAACCGCTGAGCCTTGCGCATGTCGAACGCATGCTTGGCGATGGCCAGCTCGATGAACTGCTCGAAGAAATCATCACCCTCTATCAGCAGGCCTGCATCGGCAAGGACGTGGTGGTGGTCGAAGGCATGGTCCCAACCCGCCACGCCAGCTACGCCGCACGGGTCAACCTGCACCTGGCCAAGAGCCTGGATGCCGAGGTGATCCTGGTATCGGCGCCGGAAAACGAAGTGCTCACCGAATTGTCCGGGCGGGTCGAGTTGCAGGCCCAGTTGTTCGGTGGCCCGCGTGATCCGAAAGTGCTCGGGGTGATTCTCAACAAGGTGCGCACCGACGAAGACATGAGTGCCTTCGCCGCCCGTCTGGTCGAGCATTCGCCGTTGCTGCGCGGCGGTGACTTCCGCCTGCTCGGCTGCATCCCGTTCCAGGCGGGCCTGAACGACCCGCGTACCCGCGATGTGGCCGAGTTGCTCGGCGCCCAGGTGCTCAACGCCGGCGACTATGAAAGCCGGCGAATGAACAAGATCATCATTTGCGCCCGCACCGTGGCCAACACCGTGCCGCTGCTCAAGCCGGGCACCCTGGTGGTGACCCCAGGCGACCGCGACGACATCATCCTCGCCGTGAGCCTGGCGGCAATCAACGGCGTGCCGCTGGCCGGCCTGCTGCTGACCAGCGACAGCAAGCCCGACCCGCGCATCCTTGAACTGTGCCAGGGCGCCCTGCTTGCCGGTTTGCCGATCCTCTCGGTGAGTACCGGCTCTTACGACACGGCCAATCAGCTCAACGGCCTGAACAAGGAAATCCCGGTAGACGACCGCGAACGCGCAGAGATCATCACCGATTTCGTCGCCAGCCACCTGGATGCCGACTGGCTGCACCAGCGCTGTGGTACCCCGCGTGAATTGCGCCTGTCGCCGGCGGTGTTCCGCTACCAATTGATCCAGCGCGCCCAGCAGGCCAACAAACGCATCGTCCTGCCCGAAGGCGCAGAACCGATGACCGTGCAGGCCGCAGCCATCTGCCAGGCCCGTGGCATTGCCCGCTGTGTATTGCTGGCCAAACCTGACGACGTCCAGGCCGTCGCTCGCGCCCAGGGCATCACATTGCCAGAAGGCCTGGAAATTCTTGACCCGGACCTGATCCGCGAACGCTACGTCGAAGCGATGGTCAGCCTGCGCAAGAGCAAGAGCCTCAACGCACCGATGGCCGAGCAACAACTGGAAGACCCGGTAGTGATCGGCACCATGATGCTGGCCCTGGACGAAGTCGACGGCCTGGTCTCGGGCCTGGTTCACTCCACCGCCAACACCATCCGCCCGGCCCTGCAACTGATCAAGACCGCGCCAGGCTGCAGTTTGGTGTCTTCGGTGTTCTTCATGCTGTTCCCCGAACAGGTGCTGGTGTACGGCGACTGCGTGATGAATCCGCATCCAACGGCCAATGAACTGGCAGAAATCGCCCTGCAGAGCGCCGACTCCGCCGAAGCCTTCGGCATTGCCCCGCGGGTTGCGATGATCAGCTATTCCAGTGGTGACTCGGCCAGCGGCGAAGAGGTCGAAAAGGTCCGCGAAGCCACCCTGCTGGCCCAGGAGTCCCAGCGCAGCCTGCTGATCGATGGCCCATTGCAGTACGACGCGGCGGCCAACCTGGACATCGCCCGGCAACTGGCGCCCAACAGCCAGGTGGCCGGCCGTGCCACGGTGTTCGTGTTCCCTGACCTGAACACCGGCAACACCACCCACAAGGCGGTACAACGCAGCGCCGATTGCGTAAGCCTGGGGCCGATGCTGCAAGGCCTGCGCAAACCGGTCAACGACCTGCCACGCGGTGCCCAGGTCGATGACATCGTCTACACCATTGCCCTGACTGCCATTCAGGCCAACCGCTCACTGGAAAGCTGA